A region of the Ranitomeya variabilis isolate aRanVar5 chromosome 5, aRanVar5.hap1, whole genome shotgun sequence genome:
CAGGTTAGTTGGGCTCAAACTTTCCTTAAAACATTTGAGCCACAATTATAGACCTGTCTAAATGAGCACTAAAAGATGCTGCTGTAAGTAGCAAAATACCATTTCCATTCCTTTAAAAGGATCgactttataacttttttttatttatatactttAGATGGAATTATTTGAAAGTAAAGTCTCATTATCATTACATTTTAGGTACTGAAAACGAGGGGTAACTATTTTGACATTTTACATAAGAGGCAAGATTCACCTCCAAATGACCTTTACCATGAAGATGTACTATATAATCACATTTTAAGGCTTTTatataacaagaaaaaaataaaaaaagtatcacAAGCCCAGTAGAAAATTCCAAATACTACCCATTTTTTTGGCTACTTGCTCCTAAGAGACAAAATTGGCATTTTTTTTTAACAGACGGACATTTGAACTTTCATTACATCGAAGAAGGTGGCGGGCCTTGTTCAGGGTTGTCTGGTTGTGGTGGAGTGTGTAGGTTGGTTTCTTTATAGGCAAACCATGCATTTCCTGCCCACAAAATCAAGTTCAAGAACCCaaaagcctgaaaaaaaaaaaaaaaagcaattaaaatCAGTTTGAGAAACAGGTCATAGGGCATGTAATGGCAATATATTTAATTGTAATTtgatgcaaaaaattaaaaaacagcaaTAAGCCAAATTAATAGTACTTGTAACCTGGCATAATACATCTTGTGTAGGAAATACGTGAACTGTTAATTACAGATATTAGATGGGTCTCATTTATTAGAAATAGGCCAATGTAATTTTTAGATCATTTTATTTTGCAAACTGAATAGCCACCGCTATTACATTCAAGTTTCCAGTGGCCCCCAGTCCActagccaaaaccgcatggaccagggatcgtcctgtCGAACGCCTGCCCTCCTTTTAACGTGGGTATAACGCTACTCAAACACAGggtagggtaaaacagtgtggcaatgctttattgaaccactaaacaggcagataacatgtagaacagtcccagaaaaataTCCCAAGATTgtgcacattagagtctcacccttccgctgactctccGGAGTAATggtagctgttacttcagagctcctaGGGtcaaggtaatgacaagcttaggaagatgacagtccattgaggtacaagaccTGTTGACTTGAGggacacaacctggcttctctgaacatctccatggagccaggcaactggtgggtcccaatcctggctttctccaaacatatccacggTTCAATGGAGAAGATTTGTATTCTTACAACCGGTGCAGAGGTCCCGTAGATTATTTCaggtagaatgatagatccgtgtccctcatgatggagccataatgtattGGCAACTGTCCTGTAGGGTCCTCTGGATATTTGGAGGTATTgggagaatctctggctgtctctctatatacagaggcatgtaacctatttttatacttAAGTGTTCTTCATTCAGTATTCCACTTCTTGTAGGTTATAGCGGAGCAaatagcagcctgttccactcattgatcaccctcatggTCAAAAAGTTctctctaatatctaatctgtatcttccccTTTTAGTTTCACTCCattacttctcgtgtttccatgtttaATTAGAACCAGGAATTAGTCCTACAGTTAATCGTATTTCCAGgaggtccatcatgacagcaccattaCATTTTCTCCCATGAATTTCAAATACTTGTGAGAAATTAACACGTGTGTGGGAATgcaataaaatagagttgcatccatccgGGTGTGGTGATTGGTAAAACACTGAGTGTGAGGTGGaggggggcttttaacctctcgtgtgtttCCTATCGCTAGACAACGAGAAGGACTACCTCTTGTCGTGCTGTCATGACAAGACTCCTGGAAacaattaccggtaggactaattcctatttTCCCTTAAtagagaccttaatttaaaaactgcattgtgTGTTTAatggtgtttttttgtctagtatacattttttttggtgatctgaaacatttaattgtTACAAACCTGCCACACAGTTAGCTAAAAATTGTTTTTCCAATTAGATTTCACTAAAGGGAATTTGGGAGAAACTTTTACACCTCCAAACCAATTATATGAAAGTATAGTTCTTTAAAAAAGGCAAGTTGATCCCTTTATTATCCCAAAAGCAATGCTCTAAAACAGCGAAACATTGCATTTGGAAGTAGTGTAACTTGGAAGTATATTGGGGTGTGATGATGCATTCACAGCTCCTTAGAATCACTGGTTTTACTGAGATAcagatatacatacacacattatacataCCAACTATACATTAGATTATGTACCAATGAGGCTACAAGGTATGTGTGCGTGTAGGAAACAAAAAATACGAACCCCATATGGCTGCATCAATGGAAAGACATTACAGTCAGCAAAGTGAGATTATCTCATACAGCGTTAAgatgcacaatatacataccacagATATGTTTAGACTTCCCATGCGCGATTCAGAAAGTGGAACACACTGTAATTTTGGCAAACACTGATGTGATGCAATATGCTCTGGGTCGGTACTGGTTTTAATATCAGTCAATCCTTTAGCCCATGCAGAGGAACTCACAAGCCacataaaggcaaaaattactgttATGATGaaatcctaaaaaaaataaaaaaaatgatatggaCCATACacaattttttctttattacagagCAGATTACACTGAAAGGCAACATTTTCACAGATTTATGCTGCTGAAACCACTGATGTATTTACACAGCTCAAAAATAAGCTAGGAACTAAGTAAAGTCAAAGgggcaggtccagtgatcttctcaCCCTAATTagccccttagtgaccaggccaaatttttcaaatatGACGTGACACTATGTGGCATtatctctggaatgtttcaacatatcccactgattgagattatttttttgtgacacattttaTAATAATGGTCAATTTGGgtcgatatttttataaataaacacaaaacacacAGAAATTTGACAAGTCTCTaatattagcaattttcaaactttgaatgattagccCCTTAATTCAGAGTCCTACCATACAAAATAGTTAACATTTACCTCACGTCTACGTTACATCAGCACCTTCTGTAAAATATTCTTAGattttgttaggattagaaatttaCAACTTTTTGGGGGACCTATTAAgtcttgaagtgactttggggcaaATATTGTActggaaacccccaaaaagtgacaccatttaaaaaaaaaacaggaattaatgcaaagtggcatgactggAGAGAAAAGTTATTTTTCCCACCTAAATGTTGGTAACTTCTGAACATGTCACTATAGCCGGCCTTTACGATGGCAACCAGGAGAACGACACCATGATGATCTCAGGGTCCCAATGGGATTACAAAGGGAGTCCCCACACACAACCATCTAGATGCTAcagtcactgacagcagcattgaaGTGCTTAAACTGCCATGTTCGCTGCCAACCCCGATCGTGACTGATGCAGCAGGGCGTTGGCTATAATgtacagctgctgcattttcaatCGGGGTTTGCTATGCACTTACATCTCAGGTCAGTTGTAAGTCGTCCACCCCTGGTATGAGATACTACAACATCACTCCCCTAAGCCTCTCCCTTTTAATCAAATAGGAGAACAAGGGAAGGAACATAGGAGCGTGAAAAAGAAAGGTAATACAATTGGCAAGTATGTAAAATGATGTCACACTACGGACAATgtagcctcatttttttttttctttgccatcTTTTAATGTAgtgcttaaaaagaaaaaaaaaaaacgacaacaGAAAACAAAGGTTAAACGGCAACAATCAAAGAAGAATGCAGCAGACACACTAGTGCTATTTTTTGCCACGTTTTCTGAAGCCATGCCCCCTTCCCATTGGCACAGTCTCAACTGCCCATCACCTTCCACAAGCCTCAAAACGTGCCTTTGTTCATATACTGTATAGCATAAAGCAGTAAAGGCTAAATCAATGACTGACAGGCTGCTGTATACCCGTGCATTGATAGCGGCCCGTCGACCATggctatagtgtgtgtgtgtgtgtgtgtgtgtgtgtgtgtgtgtgtgtgtgtgtgtgtgtgtgtgtgtgtgtgtgtgtgtgtgtgtgtgtgtatatacaggtagtcctcgacttacgtcgttgatccgttcttacacggcgtcgtaaaccaaatttcgatgtaagtcggaccatacattcatacagtactgtaccataataacagtacagtactgcaaacacttagcctatccaaacacctatcctaacacagtaccctacataattagggtgttatggcgtgcaggagactcgttttcctcgtgtaaccgggtacagtgtacagtactggactctattgcatgtagttcgacttacgacgcaaaccgtgtaagtcggaacgaggctttgtataaagcgttgtaaccacgaaacgatgtaactcgagaccgttgtaacccgaggactaactgtgtatatgtatatgtatatatatatatatatatatatatatatatatatatatatatatatatgtgtgtgtgtatgcgcgtgtgtgtgtgtatatatatatacatatgtgtatgtgtatgcgtGCGcgcgtgtgtgtgcatgtatgtatgtgtataaattTTCTTTGTGCCATTTTGGCTCATACAAAAGTTAAGCCATAGTGCTTCCTCCCCTTATATTCAGAGTAGTAAAAAAATCAGTTTGAGAATACATAATATAATATTACTGTTTTGAAAATGGTCATAAAGAAAGGGTAAGGACATACTTCTGAATGCAAAGCTTACTTACCACTAACATCCATCATATAATCCAAGCAGCAATAAGAAGAATGTAGATCATTAGCTTCCTTTATTGTATGTGACTTAGATGAGCACAAAACAAAATCAAGGAGAAACAAACAAGAGCCATCTCCCAATATCCCCCCTCGTTTCCCCAGTGCCTATTGTGTGTGTTATGTTGCCATTAGTACTAGGAATATATGAACAACTGTCCTAACCCGCCAACTTCCTCACAATCTGTGTTAGGCGGTAGATCAGCGACTGGCGCAGGGGTCCAGGTGTGAAATCCCACCGTGGACAATATCTACAAAGgttttttgtatgttctccccacatTGATGCAGAGTCAGAGTACTCTACATTCCTCACACacgccaaagacatactaatagggcatttagattgtgagccccattggggattcTGTGGTGAGGCTACTTAGACCTAAAATAACATTTTCAAATTCGATACAGGCAAAAGTTGAAGTGGAGCTTGATGAAAGGAATAGCTCCTTTAGGAAAGCAGTGGGTCGACAAGGGGATACTCTGATAATTAGTAGAACACGTTCCTTTGTACATGCATAATCCTTCAAAACAGGTATCCAAAAGTGATAATCATGTACCATAAGAACTATAAAACTAACCACAGGTTACATTCTCTCAAAGTTAGATGGGCATCAATACATGATGTGCTTATTTTCTGTGACTTAAAAACACATTttaggaaataaaaaaattaaaacaaactgAATCCAAATGGTGATCAATAGGGAGATTCTTGAATACGCTGCAGAAAAGCAGTATGAAAATGACTTGGGACACAACCTTTACCTGGTAAcaggcaatgtaaaaaaaaaaaaaaaaaaaaaaattgcccctgcACTGACTCCACTTCAATTTGAGTCATAATTGATGGCTGAAATATTAATCATGTTATACAGTAAGGTGCAGAAATAATTGGACAGTGACCGAGTCTTcgtgatttgggctctgcatgccactatttaCGGCATTTAAAATCAAACAACTTAGAAGCAAATCAgaatagactttcaggtttaattaaaggtgTTGAATATTCTGGGAAATGTTTAGAAATAGCAACCACTTTCTAAAAAGCCTCTTCATTTCAGGGGTTCAAAAGTCATGGAGACTTGAtgaatgaacgatctgtaggaagattgatcttgtgcaagcctaaagATAAACATAAGGGAGGGGAAGTAAGGGTGCTGTTCTGAGGTAGTACCTGGAAATGGACTTCCTGGTGGATCCAATTCTATTTCTCCAGTACCTCTCTCCAGACAGCATACCAGGAGTAGTACCAGAGAAAATAGCACCAGAGAGGATACAGAAGCCCTACAAGAATCACAGTCCTGGGCAAGAACCAGGATATAGatatctatatctctctctctatatatacctatatatggACTGATCTGTAAGATCAGAAGAAAGCAGACAATTTTAAAAATCTGCAAAGATTAATCACTGTAGTGATGCCCAATATATGCCTATAAATGGCAAACATTCAGTCTGAATGTAGTAGACAAGTTATACCACAGAGCCACTTGTATTTAGCGAGGATGCACCCACTAGTTGGGCTCTAACTGGGAGTATGCAAAACGCATATGTACCTgctcagaaactggcaaatcctggggagattcacaagtctgcagtcacacagtgactgcagacttatcacaaTTTAACTTCTGTCAACCCGTCCAGTCATATGTCAAGGAAGAACTACCTCCTGGTGTGCGGTCACAAGGGATATTCTGGAAAAaggctttttttctttttacacaattGTCCAATCACCATTGGTGTtattaaaaagaggcagctacatattaaagaactTTAATCCCTAAACAGTAAACGCCAATTGGGATGGGACTACCCACAAATTAAAGGAAAATAATTTCCAGTTTTGGGCTGTACTAACCGAAATGATGATCCTTAATCCaatataaaaagtgttttttatttCACAACGAGTTTCCACGCTGAACTGGTATCTTTCTCAAGTGAAAAAACAACTGTACCCAGGAGTTGTGCCTACAGAAGGCGCTCAAGGGAGATTACCTGGGTTTGATACCTTTATAAAATGATATATTACCTAATGGTCTGGTGTGCGCTGTTTCCCTACCCTCAAATTAAAGTCGAGAGACAGTCAGCACTTTAAGCCCATAATGATTATTTAACTGACTATTTTGGTAAACTGCTAAAGTGCCAAAACTTGtccctgtccaaatatttctggacccaaTTGTACGTATTAAGCTCACGGATACGGAACAGAGCAATCATTCCATTGTCTTACTGGAGTTAATGACCAATATAATTGCACTGTTCATAGAATTTCAGCATTACATAGTTTATACAAAATACTTACAATTAATGGCAGTTTGCTAGGGTTCTGATAAAGATGTCTGAATCCAAGATACAAGACAAGAGCACCAATACAGTAAAGAAAAGCAAGAACTGCAATTGTAACATAAAATTCAGCAGAGGAAGAAAAATCACCACTAAGGTGCCATTCTTTCAGTGTTTCTCCACAGAAGCCTTCTTTAAATCCAGAAAATTTGACATTATTTAACCTAAAGGCAAACCATAAGGAAAATTAGTATTGCATTTATATCGATATACAAAAGATATACTAATGATAAGTTTATCTGCTTACAACCTACATATTCCGGATTAACCCCTTCctagctggatttttttttattttttaattgtgcCTTTGCTTTAGTCCTcttccaaaagtttaaaaaaataaaataaaataataatgataTTTTTCCATACACAGCCACAAGAGGATGTATTTTTTGTAGTTTTCAATAACAAAATACATTTTACTATTCAAGTGTACTAGAAAAtcgggggaaaaaatccaagtgctgtgaaattggtaAACAAAAAATATCCCTGCAATTCTCAATTTTTTGCACGGCATTCATTGTGCTCTAAAAGCGACTTGACAATATGATTCACTGGGTCAGTATGACAACAGTGatacattttggggtagatatgacagTTGGATGCTATGTTTTGAGGCGGAGTTATGGAGACAGACTGCACCATGGGAGTTTCAGGTTTTTTTCCCCTTCCTCTTTTCGGAGTTTGGTTTAATTCTTTTAATATTTTCATAAACTATTAGATTTCCTTTGGGTACTTTAACCTGTGATTGTCTAATCACTTCAACCTATGTACTGCCCAGCCACATGTTGGTCTTCATTGGAACCTTCAGCGGGCCTCCCGGCTGACATGGCAATCCATCGGCATTACACAATCATGTTCCATGGGAAAAGAGGAGCACATGGAATGACACTCCTGGTACACATCCTTtaaatcagaggtccccaaccgccggtccgcggaccgggaccgggccgttggggtttttcagccggtccgcggcgcccctgttcagcggtcacgtgggaccgctcattagagaaatgaataggctgctccacctcccataggggcggagccgcctattcatttctctaatgaagcggtgccggtgaccgctgatagagaaagaggctgcggcggcaccgaagacaggcagggggaaggagcgggacgccgggagcaggtaagtatcgcatattcacctgtcctcgttcccacACGCcgagcgctgtctccatcttcctggcgtctctctctccgcactgactgtgcaggtcagagggcgcgatgacgcatatagtgtgcgcgccgccctctgcctgatcagtcagtgcggagagacgccgggaagatggcgccgaggagctgcaagcaagacaggtgagtatgtgttttattatttttattgcagcagcagcagcacagctatggggcaataatggacggtgcagagcactgtatggcacagctatggggcaattatggaatgtgcagagcactatatggcacagctatggggcaataatggtgcagagcactatatggcacagctatggggcaattatgaacagtgcagagcactgtatggcacagctatggggcaataataaacggtgcagagcactatatggcacagctatggggcaataatggtgcagagcactatatggcacagctatggggcaataatggtgcagagcactatatggcacagctatggggcaataatggacggtgcagagcactatatggcacagctatggggcaatggggcagagcactatatggtacagctatggggcaataatggtgcagagcactatatggcacagctatggggcaattatgaacagtgcagagcactgtatggcacagctatggggcaataataaacggtgcagagcactgtatggcacagctatggggcaataataaacagtgcagagcactgtatggcacagctatggggcaataatggtgcagagcactatatggcacagctatggggcaataatggtgcagagcactatatggcacagctatggggcaataatggtgctcccactcattctgaacctatggtaagttgaatcacattctcattataaatgtcataattatatgataagtatgcactaagctccatccctccataaccccacccccatatgaccaaagccccgcccctgccccacccccaccgggccatggaaaactggtcttgcttaaagccggtccctggtgcaaaaaaggttggggacctctgctttaaATGATGCAGTTAAGAGTTTAACATCTGCAttttaagagaacctgtcagcaggattttgccaagttgatcctgaacctactgaaccgccgcacaaccagctctgccctctcctagtgtatcatcacccatgccctgcagattgtgagccctcgcgggcagggtccttcctccttatgtacccgtgtgccttgttttttgctcatgtttaatgtatttgtctatatttgacccgcatttcacatgtaaagcgccatggaataaatggcgctataaaaatgaataataataataataataaaagtaatctacagacattgtcagattggcagtgttaaactgattaaaatgatacctggggtgaagaaatctggtAAGTTTTCTGTTAATGAGATGCCGATGCTCCAGGGCGGGACTGCAGGCGGAGTCttctcttcctgctctaagccagagaagccAAGGAGAGACCTTCCACAGGCCACcacaaagcacaaacatgttcctcatcatagagacagactgcttgtgcctaaggctactttcacactagcgtcggtacggggccgtcgccatgcgtcagcccgacgtacgttgtgaaataaatgtacaacgggggcagcggatgcagtttttcaacgcatccgctgcctcattgtaatgtccagggaggagggggcggagtttcacggtcgaaaatggcagatgcgatgcacaaaaaaacgttacatgtaacctttttttgtaccgacggtccgccaaaacatgacgcatccgttgcacgacggatgcgacgtgtggccatacgccgcaatgcgttgctaatgcaagtctatggagaaaaaatgcatcctgcgggcaactttgcaggatgcgtttttttctccaaaacgacgcattctgacgtacagcaaacaacgctagtgtgaaagtagcctaaggctaggttcacattgtgttaacagcagcccgttcaacacatacggtaacgggctgctgttaacgcaagtgccagcatgacatcgcgctagcgcagatagagcatctgcgagctctatctgcgctagcagtgacggccctggaaacgctgcagcccgcgtccgtcactcaatgacggcacatcgctagcgcacgctcattgtgttacatgtaacttttttttgtgccaacggtccgccaaaacacaacgcacccgtcgcacgacggatgcgacgtgtggccatatacgtcgcaatgcgtctctaatgcaagcctatggagaaaaaacatcctgcgggcaactttgcaggatgcggtttttctccaaaacgacgcatagcgacggacagcaagcgacgatagtgtgaaagtagcct
Encoded here:
- the SYPL1 gene encoding synaptophysin-like protein 1; its protein translation is MNSLTQKMSGLQLNFSPLKEPLGFIKVLEWFFSIFSFATCGGYSGKTSLRLFCNKTENITIEASFGYPFRLNNVKFSGFKEGFCGETLKEWHLSGDFSSSAEFYVTIAVLAFLYCIGALVLYLGFRHLYQNPSKLPLIDFIITVIFAFMWLVSSSAWAKGLTDIKTSTDPEHIASHQCLPKLQCVPLSESRMGSLNISVAFGFLNLILWAGNAWFAYKETNLHTPPQPDNPEQGPPPSSM